A segment of the Ammospiza caudacuta isolate bAmmCau1 chromosome 2, bAmmCau1.pri, whole genome shotgun sequence genome:
GCTTCAATCTTTAATTGGAGAACTGCATACTGTATCCCATCTCTTCAAGTAATTTGTCACAAATGTCACCTCTGCTAGTGTTTATTTCTTTCCTGATACttcattgatttttattttttcttttcaaagtgtAATGGAAGCCTTTCTGGAAACTAAAGTTACACTTTCAAACTAGCTTGCTTTCTATCATTTGTGAGGTTTTTGCCTGTTGCTTGTACAGCAGTAGTCCCAATAAACCAGTGTGCAAGAGGCTGTGCCAGTACTGAATTACCAACCTCAGCAACTTAGAGAGGGTTAATGAGGAAGGTTAAGTCATCTGCCCGGATGTTAATCAGGAGTTACTTTGCTCCTTGGCCAATGGGTAAAGAGAAAGTGCCACAGTGGCTGACCTCATTAGGAGAAACAGGCTTCCTACAGAGCATTTCAGGTGTACAAAATCAGGGAAATGTCAGACTTTGCCACATTGGGGTTTTTAATTCTTAGCAGAAGGTTTCTATGAATGGAATTTTGACTGATCTTATCTCTGCAGACATTAAAATAGATAATgccaaatattcaaatgaataaatttaaaatgtttcttttccacAATGACATGAAGCTTGCTTTCAGCTTAACAGGTTTGTATGTTGAGAGAGACTCATTCTGGCAATCAGATGTGTCTTATCTCATAGTTACTCATGAAGTTCATAATGCTGTTCCTTAAGCTGCTTTAAGCTGTTTGAGTCAGAAACAATCAAATCCTAACATTGGTACACCTGTAACTGTTACAGACTTTAAAACTGTGCCCCTAAGTACTATGTCTCTGACTGTAAAATTAGAATAGAATGTGTTTGGCTACCACCCAGCCTTCATTTACTCTGTGATTAATGCACAGCACTAAGCATTAGTCCCTTGGGCATGCTGTCTGTGGTCATGTACCGCAGCTTTGCGCTCTCAGGATAATTAAGTGTTGGAGCAGATGAtccagggaggttgtggagtctctgTCCTTGGAGGCTTCCATGTGTGAAGCCAGTCCTGAAGAAGCTGAGCTgattgcagagctgctctgctctgagtgGGAGGCTGGACTAGAGATCTCCTGTGGTCTGTTTCAGGCTCAGGTGCTCTACAATCATGTGATGCAGCCCAGTCACCTGAGGAATTATAACATCATCTTACTAATACACAAATTAAGTTTTTCAGCTCCTCTGAATATCTTTTGCTGACTGGTAGAAGGAGTGAATTTAATAGTCTAACACTGAAAAGATTCTAAGCAATGTACATAACTGAGGAAAATTTTCCTGACATGAAGAATGAGGGGGGttaagttttaaaatgttatgATGATTATTGAATGTCTGAGCTGTACAAGTTGGAATGGCTCTGAGGAGATTGTCTTAAAGGTCAGAAAGGTATGAATGTTATGCTGCACTTCATAATAAAATCACTCTGAGCTTCTGCTATTTTGATCTCAGTTGGTGTCAGGCCAAAGGCAAGTGTGTATCGCAATGATTTGGTCTGTAGCCCTCTCTTAgcttccctttcccctcacaCGTCTGAATATGGAGAAGAAGACTCTGTAAATCAGATCATTTAAGTTCTTTCATCTTTAGATCAGTCCCACCACAAAGAATTCAGTTTCTACAGAAATAATGTACAGAATGTATTGAACAGAAACATTGACTTCTCCTCTGCTTCTGTAATGCTTGCCATCCACTCTTCTCTCTGCTTGGCATCATTTCAACATGAGTGTGAAGCAGCAGTAAATCCCAAAGAGATGCAACTCTATTCCTGTCTTACTGTTTCCTATAGTCCTCATGCCAAGTCTACAGAAGtcatccccttttcccctgaAAACAGACGTGACTTGACTTGTGAGTGTTTGATCACTCCATACTGAGAAAGGGAATTTCCTGGGGTTTGTGAGAAGAGTGGATTATTCCTTTAATAGTGGATTAGTCATTTAATAGGAGAGAAAATCCATAAATGATAAAGGAATTCACCCAGGTCTTGTAGTTTGCACCCTTCTGTATGGCAGCAGAAATTTTCTTGCCTGATAATGGATTAGAACTGTTGcatgtgtttctttttaaattaggCTGTGCAATTTTGCTGGCTGAAATGGTGTTGGATGATGAAAAGAAGaacaggagcacagctctgctgcagtctTTGAACATGCTTGTGCAGacagagggaaaggagagaagtGGCTCTGAATATCAAGCTTTGCTGGAACAACATGGattcaaaaatgtcaaaatCAGAATAACAGGAAATTTGTTAGATGTCATTCTCTGTGTTAAGACTTAGAAAAAAATGTAGTCTGGATGTCTTATACTTGTGTTTGATATTTTGTAATTATCCAAATACATTCTCAACTTCCCATCAATAccataaaaaagaaatgtattaaGAAATGCCATCTTTGTGGTActactttttaaaagtttattacaTTTAGTTTAGACTTCAACAGAATGATGCCAGGAGATTCTGTCGCTGCACAACACGTGTAGGACACAAATGGTGTCATCAGCCCAAGGGCAGTATTCACACTGCTGAGAAGTCACTTTCTTCATACTTGGTGCAGTTAGAATAGCGGAGTTTTTAGACCAGAGCACATTGCTTTGCCGCTGTTCCAGGAGGTTAATGTTGGTATAATTTTAATGATCCATCACCATCCACTTTAGTATCATTTTATATTGCACCCTCTACTGTAAATAAACACACTCTAATCAACTCTGGAAACTGCTACTGCAGTGGTGTAAGATTGGAAACAAGAactggagcagcagcttcctGAGAGAGTCAAGATGGACTGCTCTGCTTTGAGAGAGGCTTCCAAAAAAAGGCAGTTATATAAAAGCACAAGTTTCCTCTGTGATTGTAATTTGATATTAAATCTGAGGGCACCAAGTTTGTTTCAAGAACATCATCCTACACCTTTTTAGACCTTCTTAATTTGTGAGTTCTTATAAAAGTGGATAGCAGAATatgagatgaggaaaaaaaaaggtgaagaaacagaagaaaagcatgGTGATGGAGAAAAAAGGATTTCCCCCTGTCATGTGCAGGTGAGCTCCCAAGCTGAACAGAACATGACAACTACAGACTGAACAAGTTCCCCATTACAAATTATGTGCCTTTTACCTTCATTTTTTCACACTGATGATACTCGAGAGTCTTAGAATATGAAGTTCTTTTTAAATCAATAGAAAATTTTATGGTGAACAAAATCTCAGTCTTGGAGACAAGTATTGTGCTGAGAGAGTATTAACATTCAGTTATGagcttttttaaaaggaaaaattaccACACTGTGTGTGCCTCCCTGAATGAGTGAATGTACCACAGCATTTCATAAATTATGTTCAGAATATGGTCTTCTAACACCCTATGTGTTTAACCCTCTGTGAGCACAGGAGTCACTTCAGTCTCTCTGTATTATGCTTCAGAAGAGCACACAGTTTACTTTTGATCTACTGGtgtgcaaaaaaaaagtatagTGACATATCTTGTACTAGAGCAGAGACAAAGGCGATGCCTGTCACCTTTTCTCACAACATGCCCTCTTGAGAGACATGCTCATTTTGAAATCCTGCAAAGTACATACATGTGTAAGCAGTGGTTACTGGCACCTCAGCTACTGCAGCTTTGTGGTTCACCAGtcatctgtttaaaaaaaaggtttggCCTTACTGACTTTGGTTGGGAACACCCACAAAAAGTGAAAGCAAGTGATGTGAACTAATGCCCTCCAGCTAGAATAATTTCAACACATTTTAGAAAGAATTCATATAATTTCAGACAGAAGTTTGATAGTTACGTTCAAAATATCAATTTCAGCATACAGTAAAATTAGCAAAGTTAGTGATGGAAACCAGGCCTGTCTTGGTAGGGCCTGAGTCCCTGCCATGAGTGCTTGCTGTGACAGCCTGCAGGGGAGGTTTTCACAACATCTAACTTTGAGTGCCCATACAAGAAGCTGGAACCACCCTGTCCTATTGTTCCTCTATTGTCCCACAGGAAACTGCAGCTAAGTCCATTGTCTTGGATCAGTTCAGTGACATACAGAAAAGCCCAGTGATGTGACCCTAGGCAGTGGCAGTGCTAAGGAGGAGGTGGGAACAGAATTTGGGAACAAGGATATGCCATGGATCAGCATTACCCAGAGTGTGGTGAGTGTGGAACAAAACTGACAGTGCCTGAAATCTGCTGCCCTCCACCTGacagctgctgccccacagggaCCCGATGCAGAAAGCTGTGTCTCCCTCCTAGACTGGCTTCCAGCAGAAAGAGCCTCCAGTTCACTTGCTTGTGCTGCTCATTGACTGCAGCCTGGGCCCACAGACCCACACCCCAAAGCcagtgctccagcagctcacactcAGCTTCACAGagtcagaatcacagaatcacttaTGTAGGAAATCTCAGATCATCAAGTACAAACTCTGACCCAAAACCAGGTCAGCAGATCATGGCACCGAGTGCCACATCTACTCTTTCCTTAGGTACACCAAGGGACTTTGACTacaccacttccctggacagtCCATTCCATTGTCTCACCACTCCTGTGAAAAAATTCCTCCTAACGTTCAACCTaaccctcccctggcacagcttgtttcctcttctgttgctggttgcctgggagaagaggccaactctcacctggctacagcctccttttgGGTGGTTCTAGAGACcaataaggtcacccctgagccttcttttctccaggctaaccagccccagctccctcagtcgcttctcacaggacttgtgcttcagacccttcaccagctctaTTGCCCTATCTGAATCCGCTCCAACACCTCAATATCCTTCCTGGATTAAAGGGCTCAGAACTGGGCACAGTACTCGAGGAGTGgcttcagcagtgctgagtgcaGGGGCAGGATtactgccctgctcctcttaGCCAGGATGCCACTGACTTTCCTGGCctcctgggcacacactggcacATTTTCCGATGCTGTTCACCAGCACCCCAGTCCCTTTTACACGGGGCAGTTTTCCAGCCAGTCGGCCACGGGGTTGTTGTCACCCAAGTGCATTTGGCGTTTGCTCTTGCAGAACCTCATACAAGTAGCGCCCATCGGTCCAGCCCGTGCAGACCCCTCCGCAGAGCCTGCGTGCCGGGCGGTACGGGGGCTGTGCAGGCGGCTGCGGGCGCTACTGGCAGCGGCACAAAGCGATCGCGGAGAGCGCTTGGGAAGGCGACCGTAGTGGTGTGGGCAGCGGCGGACCCGCAGGCTGCCccgcgggggccgggccgggccggtgGCGGGGCCGGGTCGGTAGCGGTGACGGTGACGGTGACGGTGACGGTGGCGGGGCGGTGGCGGCAGCGGGCCAGCCGGCCCGGGTGACGCGGCGCTGCGACACTGGCGCCGCAGCTGGGCGGAAGGCGAggggaggggcgggggcggggccctTTCTTCGCAAGCCCAGCCCCCGGGGCGGGCTGGCCAATGGGGAGGGGGGGCGTGTCCGGCGCGGCCCGGCATTAAGCCCATGcgcggggccgctcccgcccTTTCGGCTTGAGCGGCAGCAGCGTTTCCCTCCCGGCGGCTCCGGCGCGGCGCGAACATGGCGGACCAGGCCATCTCCTTCCTCAAGGACTTTCTGGCGGGCGGCGTCGCCGCCGCCATCAGCAAGACGGCGGTGGCGCCCATCGAGCGGGTCAAGCTCTTGCTCCAGGTCAGCGGCGTCGGCGAGAACGGGTGGCGTGGGCAGCGCCCCTCTCTGTCCCCGCGGGCGCCGGGCCGGGCGAGGACAGAGGGACGGGCGGGGGCCGCGGCCAGCGGGGACAAAGGGCGCGAGccaggcggcggcggcggctggcGGGGAGGTCACGTGAGCGGCGGCGGGGAAGCCGAAGCCGGTTCCGCCATgcggggcggggagggagggccgagccgggccgagGGGGGCGGCCGCCGCTGGTGTCACTTCCTGCCGCCCCCGCTGCCGGCGCCGAGGgcatggcagggaggggagggcgGCCGCTCTCCGCCGCCATCTTGGCGGCCTTCACGTGATGCGCGCCCGGGCCGCGATTGGGCCGCGGGCGGGGCGGAGCCGGGGCGCGGCCGGCGCGCGCGGCCCGGCGTGACCCGGTGGCGCCCCAAGGTGACTCGAGTGACCTTCGCGCCGGCCCGGCTCTGGCCCCGCGGCTGGCCGCTCCTCACTCACCCTCAGCCCCTGTACCTCGGGCTGGCAGCTCTGTCGCCTAACGCGGCTCTCAGGCGATTCCCACCAAAGGCCCGTCTTTGTCAGTAAAGGCTCGCACCTCTATGTATGCCCTATGTATTTGTCTTATACTTGCCCTTGCACCTCACAGAGTCAGTTTGGTAAAGACCACAGGAAGATCATGGAGCCCAACCTAATGCCACGTAGTCTAATTTAAAGTAGACTGTGGCACTAAGTGCCATGTCCCGTCTTAAACACCTCTAGGGATGGTTGCTTCACCAGTCCCTAGGCAGTCCATTCCGAAGTCCAATCACGTTTTGtctgaagaaattcctcccctAGTTACTCCTAAACCttccttggcacagcttgaggctgtattctcttgtcctgtcactagttgcctgggagaagaggctggcCCCCACCTTGCTGCAGTCTcctttcaggaagttgtagaggAATTGCTTGCGGTTTTCTATTCTTAATTTGCCAAGTCCTGAATTCTGAGAAAGCTTGGAAGCAATTTTaagtctttttctttaaaataacaaCAATGGCCACTCAGAATTAACAACTTTGTTTTATAGTGGAAGCAGGTTtaagcccagctgcagcataGACCTGTCAGGACAAGTGATCAATATCTGTGTTTTTATTTGCAGGTGCAACATGCGAGCAAACAGATTGCTGCTGATAAGCAGTACAAGGGTATCATCGATTGTGTAGTGCGTATTCCAAAGGAACAAGGAGTGCTGTCCTTCTGGCGAGGAAACCTGGCAAATGTCATCAGATACTTCCCAACTCAAGCTCTTAATTTTGCCTTCAAGGATAAGTATAAGCAGGTGTTTTTGGGAGGTGTAGACAAGCACACTCAGTTCTGGAGGTATTTTGCTGGTAACCTGGCATCTGGTGGTGCAGCTGGAGCCACTTCCCTCTGCTTTGTCTACCCCCTGGATTTTGCAAGAACCCGTCTGGCTGCTGATGTCGGAAAAGCTGGTGCAGACAGAGAATTCTCTGGTCTCGGGGACTGTCTAGTCAAAATCACCAAGTCTGATGGTGTGCGTGGCTTGTACCAAGGGTTCAATGTCTCTGTCCAAGGCATCATCATCTATAGAGCTGCCTACTTTG
Coding sequences within it:
- the SLC25A6 gene encoding ADP/ATP translocase 3: MADQAISFLKDFLAGGVAAAISKTAVAPIERVKLLLQVQHASKQIAADKQYKGIIDCVVRIPKEQGVLSFWRGNLANVIRYFPTQALNFAFKDKYKQVFLGGVDKHTQFWRYFAGNLASGGAAGATSLCFVYPLDFARTRLAADVGKAGADREFSGLGDCLVKITKSDGVRGLYQGFNVSVQGIIIYRAAYFGIYDTAKGMLPDPRNTHIVISWMIAQTVTAVAGVVSYPFDTVRRRMMMQSGRKGADIMYSGTIDCWRKIARDEGGKAFFKGAWSNVLRGMGGAFVLVLYDEFKKVI